The following coding sequences are from one Halorubrum sp. BOL3-1 window:
- a CDS encoding polymer-forming cytoskeletal protein: MSLRGDGPVEELAIPSGTTVEEHDLVVDGDVLVGGQSTVELGVRGRNVAIGERVNVANDIEAEGDCRLDTWCSVDGNVLVGEDAYIGERVTVTGHLMVSGDLDIGDDVTIEDGFEANGWIVIRNPVPTIVFYFIVLSQLLRVDETDAADELAAALADGDDVRDPLLVPRSAEISDDAWRVSTPATVGDDCRLHGNLRAESIQVGERNEVFGSLRARDDVTVGADTVIHGDVTTRGGTVTIEADARILGDVSAGDLVVYDGAEIQGTLRARGEMKLIQEANRGTEDEGGVESGDPDDTADGDTDPDGDTDPNDDEDSEPDDGADSDEGANPDDGSASGEDGESDDDPAGEETGSDDDSEPGAAPVDASVAEATGETATVEPDTGTGAADSVDREP; the protein is encoded by the coding sequence GTGTCGCTGCGAGGAGACGGCCCGGTCGAAGAGCTCGCGATCCCCTCGGGGACGACCGTCGAGGAACACGACCTCGTGGTCGACGGCGACGTGCTCGTGGGCGGGCAGTCAACGGTCGAACTGGGCGTTCGCGGCCGCAACGTCGCGATCGGTGAGCGCGTGAACGTCGCCAACGACATCGAGGCCGAAGGGGACTGCCGGCTCGACACCTGGTGTTCCGTCGACGGGAACGTCTTGGTCGGGGAGGACGCGTACATCGGTGAGCGGGTGACCGTCACCGGTCACCTGATGGTCTCGGGCGATCTGGACATCGGCGACGACGTGACGATCGAGGACGGGTTCGAGGCCAACGGCTGGATCGTCATCCGTAATCCCGTGCCGACGATCGTCTTCTACTTCATCGTCCTCTCGCAGCTGCTGCGCGTCGACGAGACCGACGCCGCCGACGAGTTGGCGGCCGCGCTCGCTGACGGCGACGATGTCCGTGATCCCCTCCTCGTGCCGCGGAGCGCAGAGATCTCGGACGACGCGTGGCGCGTGTCGACGCCGGCGACCGTCGGCGACGACTGCCGGCTTCACGGTAACCTCCGGGCGGAGTCGATCCAGGTCGGCGAGCGCAACGAGGTGTTCGGCTCGCTGCGCGCCCGCGACGACGTCACCGTCGGCGCTGACACCGTCATCCACGGCGACGTGACAACCCGCGGTGGAACTGTGACTATCGAGGCCGACGCCCGCATACTCGGTGACGTGTCGGCCGGCGACCTCGTGGTGTACGACGGCGCCGAGATTCAGGGTACTCTCCGGGCGCGAGGCGAAATGAAACTGATTCAGGAGGCAAATCGGGGGACCGAAGACGAGGGCGGCGTCGAGTCCGGCGATCCCGACGACACCGCGGACGGTGACACCGACCCCGACGGCGACACCGATCCCAACGACGACGAAGATTCCGAACCCGACGACGGCGCCGACTCGGACGAGGGTGCCAACCCTGACGACGGCTCCGCGTCCGGCGAGGACGGCGAGTCCGACGACGACCCCGCGGGCGAGGAAACCGGGTCCGACGACGACAGCGAGCCCGGCGCCGCTCCCGTCGACGCGAGCGTCGCGGAAGCGACCGGAGAGACCGCGACAGTGGAACCCGACACGGGGACGGGAGCCGCCGACTCAGTCGACCGCGAGCCCTGA